The following proteins are encoded in a genomic region of Rhodoferax aquaticus:
- a CDS encoding substrate-binding periplasmic protein, whose protein sequence is MPVFNRFRHLLSVCLAGLSMGVAAAPTELYCSRPIRVALFEFGLMYRQAAGDGIDARMLDAIAKRTGCAFVQVVLPRNRIWAELQAGTLDLATAAIPTPERKEYGFLLPYMKTRNLFLLDRHIASKASTLEQFEAGNYRLGVVRGFRHEMAYDSLIARLAKQGRVIESADVNELFKLLDRGVVSGILSQPLVFNAYYAEKQLKAKVVIHDWTPADQFSVGTLILARKTFTPEQAKQWDALVSDMLRDGTLLKINSQYLPTAQARDLLYTGPRTPD, encoded by the coding sequence ATGCCAGTCTTCAACCGCTTTCGCCACTTACTAAGCGTCTGCCTAGCTGGACTGAGCATGGGTGTAGCTGCGGCACCCACTGAGCTCTATTGCTCACGCCCCATCAGGGTCGCGTTGTTTGAGTTTGGCTTGATGTACAGGCAAGCAGCGGGCGACGGCATCGATGCCCGCATGCTAGACGCCATAGCCAAGCGCACCGGGTGCGCGTTTGTGCAAGTGGTGTTGCCACGCAACCGCATCTGGGCGGAGCTTCAGGCTGGCACCTTAGACCTGGCCACAGCCGCCATTCCAACGCCCGAGCGCAAAGAGTACGGCTTCTTGCTGCCCTACATGAAAACCCGCAATTTGTTTTTGCTAGACAGGCACATTGCAAGCAAAGCCAGCACCCTCGAACAGTTCGAAGCCGGCAACTACCGACTGGGCGTGGTGCGCGGATTTCGCCACGAAATGGCCTACGACAGTTTGATTGCTAGGCTGGCAAAACAAGGGCGAGTCATTGAAAGTGCGGATGTCAATGAACTCTTCAAACTGCTAGACCGCGGTGTGGTCAGCGGCATTTTGAGCCAACCCTTGGTCTTTAATGCCTATTACGCCGAGAAGCAACTCAAAGCCAAAGTGGTGATCCACGACTGGACGCCCGCCGATCAGTTTTCCGTGGGCACCCTGATACTGGCCCGCAAGACCTTCACACCAGAGCAGGCCAAGCAATGGGACGCCTTGGTCAGCGACATGCTACGTGACGGCACGCTGCTAAAGATCAACTCGCAATACCTACCGACAGCCCAAGCGCGTGACTTGCTGTACACCGGGCCGCGCACGCCTGACTAG
- a CDS encoding rubrerythrin family protein — translation MTIAQRPEIKTLANLEAAFAGESMAHIKYRYFAKLAREMGDEDTARAFEATADQEVMHAFGHLDLLYPKADMTPAKALQIAIDGETYEYTEMYPGFRATAEAEGNAAAVAEMDEQIEESKVHAAQFKATLEKAQKRFAALARVEERHANHYKAQLAKVSA, via the coding sequence ATGACCATCGCTCAACGTCCTGAAATCAAAACGCTTGCCAATTTGGAGGCCGCGTTTGCCGGTGAATCCATGGCCCATATCAAATACCGTTACTTTGCCAAATTGGCCCGTGAGATGGGCGACGAAGACACTGCACGCGCCTTTGAAGCCACGGCCGACCAAGAAGTGATGCATGCCTTTGGTCATTTGGATTTGTTGTACCCCAAGGCCGACATGACGCCTGCGAAGGCATTGCAGATTGCCATTGACGGAGAAACCTATGAGTACACCGAGATGTACCCCGGCTTTCGCGCAACCGCCGAAGCCGAAGGCAACGCCGCAGCCGTCGCTGAGATGGACGAGCAAATAGAAGAAAGTAAGGTGCATGCAGCACAGTTCAAAGCTACGCTGGAGAAAGCGCAAAAACGCTTTGCCGCACTGGCCCGCGTGGAAGAGCGCCACGCCAACCACTACAAAGCCCAGCTCGCGAAGGTCAGCGCCTAA
- a CDS encoding terminase yields MNLPELLRWQASGYPRYHARKSNLLLHIVAVPAFLLGNVMLLASLWLGAWGWALASLVPMVLSLAAQGRGHRMEAVPAEPFTGPVQAVARLFFEQWVTFPRFVLSGGWLRAFRQT; encoded by the coding sequence ATGAATCTGCCCGAACTTTTGCGCTGGCAAGCCAGCGGCTACCCGCGCTACCACGCGCGCAAAAGCAACTTACTCCTGCACATCGTGGCCGTGCCCGCATTTTTGCTGGGCAACGTGATGTTGCTTGCATCGCTGTGGCTGGGCGCGTGGGGCTGGGCTCTGGCTAGCCTAGTCCCTATGGTGCTGTCCCTGGCGGCACAAGGCCGAGGCCACCGCATGGAGGCAGTGCCCGCCGAACCGTTCACAGGGCCCGTGCAAGCGGTTGCCCGTTTGTTTTTTGAACAATGGGTCACATTTCCCCGGTTTGTCTTGAGCGGTGGATGGCTAAGGGCCTTTCGCCAAACGTAA
- a CDS encoding rubredoxin, with protein MKTYICIVCGFVYDEAAGRPEDGLAPGTLWADVPATWACPECGVAKADFEVVEL; from the coding sequence ATGAAAACCTATATCTGTATCGTGTGTGGCTTTGTGTATGACGAAGCCGCTGGCCGCCCTGAAGACGGACTCGCTCCCGGCACGCTGTGGGCCGATGTGCCTGCCACGTGGGCCTGCCCCGAATGTGGCGTGGCCAAAGCCGACTTTGAAGTCGTCGAGCTCTAA
- a CDS encoding DUF2061 domain-containing protein produces the protein MAQFARNNLPTLKKTASYYVVHITVAALVAYAVTGNLLVSLTLSLLEPTVQAFAFFFHEKAWERINGRQGTGHAHSQQAAGAGA, from the coding sequence ATGGCCCAATTCGCCCGCAACAACCTGCCCACGCTCAAGAAGACGGCCAGCTACTACGTGGTGCACATCACAGTGGCTGCCTTGGTTGCCTATGCCGTGACCGGAAACTTACTGGTGTCTTTGACCCTGAGTTTGCTGGAACCCACGGTCCAGGCCTTTGCCTTCTTTTTCCATGAAAAGGCTTGGGAACGCATCAATGGACGCCAAGGCACAGGCCACGCGCATAGTCAGCAAGCGGCGGGAGCAGGCGCTTGA
- a CDS encoding FAD-dependent oxidoreductase: protein MSSAAPIVLVGAGLAAWSTVRELRKLQAEVPVVLITADSGDFYAKPSLSNAFAQKRTPEQLVSTSAAKMAETLNVQLMAHSRVTAVDPQARSVQVAQGEAVHTVAYSALVIATGAQPITVPLQGSAGASAMSVNSLDDFSKLFLALGGHGISAGSSENNSKTVLIMGAGLIGCEFANDLAVGGHRVHVVDPGVRPLAALVPESLGLALQATLAELGVRWHMGTTVQALNNSEAPGPCLTATLANGETVQADLVLSAVGLRADTRLAQAAGLVCERGIVVDAHLQTSAPAIYALGDCAQYASAGGRTLPYVMPIMQAAKALASTLAGTPTPVVFPLMPVAIKTPVLPLVVQPPPPEANGQWVRDDAQTAMTGEVWRFVNAVGAQCGFALSGKATARRLELIKTTGV from the coding sequence TTGAGCAGCGCTGCGCCCATTGTGCTTGTGGGGGCTGGCTTGGCTGCTTGGTCCACCGTGCGTGAGTTGCGCAAGCTGCAGGCCGAGGTGCCGGTGGTACTCATCACCGCAGACAGCGGCGACTTTTATGCCAAGCCAAGCTTGTCCAACGCGTTTGCCCAAAAGCGCACGCCAGAGCAATTGGTGAGCACCTCGGCGGCCAAGATGGCTGAGACCTTGAACGTGCAGCTCATGGCCCATAGCCGGGTGACGGCTGTGGACCCACAAGCCCGCAGCGTGCAAGTCGCGCAGGGTGAGGCTGTGCACACGGTGGCCTATAGCGCCTTGGTCATCGCCACAGGCGCGCAGCCTATCACGGTGCCCTTGCAAGGCAGTGCGGGCGCGAGCGCGATGTCTGTGAATTCGCTAGACGACTTTTCTAAGCTGTTTTTGGCCTTGGGCGGTCATGGAATAAGCGCAGGTAGCTCTGAAAACAATAGCAAAACGGTGCTCATTATGGGCGCGGGGCTGATTGGCTGCGAGTTTGCCAACGACCTCGCTGTAGGCGGCCACCGCGTACATGTCGTAGATCCAGGCGTCAGGCCCCTGGCCGCCTTGGTGCCTGAAAGCCTGGGCCTGGCTTTGCAAGCGACGCTGGCCGAACTGGGCGTCCGCTGGCACATGGGCACCACTGTGCAAGCGCTGAATAACTCTGAGGCACCCGGGCCATGCTTGACCGCCACGCTCGCCAATGGCGAGACCGTGCAAGCCGACCTTGTGCTCAGCGCGGTGGGGCTGCGGGCGGACACCCGGCTGGCACAAGCCGCTGGCCTCGTGTGTGAGCGTGGCATTGTGGTGGACGCGCACCTGCAAACCTCTGCGCCTGCTATCTACGCTTTGGGCGACTGTGCCCAATATGCCTCAGCCGGCGGGCGCACCTTGCCTTACGTCATGCCCATCATGCAGGCTGCCAAAGCGCTCGCGTCCACCTTGGCAGGCACACCCACGCCGGTGGTGTTCCCCTTGATGCCAGTCGCTATCAAGACGCCGGTTTTGCCACTGGTGGTGCAGCCACCGCCGCCCGAAGCGAACGGTCAGTGGGTGCGCGATGACGCACAAACCGCCATGACCGGCGAGGTGTGGCGCTTTGTCAATGCAGTGGGTGCGCAGTGTGGTTTTGCGCTCAGCGGCAAAGCCACGGCGCGGCGTTTGGAGCTCATCAAGACCACGGGGGTCTAG
- a CDS encoding TetR/AcrR family transcriptional regulator: protein MSTTRHMPPNPPLLVASLGADAGAETPRSYHHGDLRNALQQSALVLLRDKGLEGLSLREISKVAGVSHAAAYRHYADKQALLADLSIVGFEQLTQMVEHALASTLGGPLAQLLATGRAYVVFGARQPQLLQLMFSNAIPDWQAFPELASVGQALTQSLQHTIAQGQQCGEIRAGDLASLSMAAWSMVHGLAMLLAGKRIPGALPDEAYVQQAAEQCVNVLAKGLRPDPERPA from the coding sequence ATGTCTACTACCCGTCACATGCCCCCTAACCCCCCATTGCTTGTTGCTAGCCTTGGTGCAGACGCTGGCGCTGAAACGCCGCGCAGTTACCACCACGGCGACTTACGCAACGCGCTGCAGCAAAGCGCATTGGTGCTATTGCGCGACAAAGGCCTTGAAGGCTTAAGCCTGCGCGAAATATCCAAAGTAGCAGGGGTTAGCCATGCCGCTGCGTACCGCCACTATGCGGATAAACAGGCGCTGTTGGCAGATTTATCCATCGTGGGCTTTGAGCAGTTGACTCAGATGGTCGAGCACGCGTTGGCATCGACTCTGGGCGGACCACTGGCGCAGCTGTTGGCCACGGGCCGTGCTTATGTGGTGTTCGGTGCTCGCCAGCCCCAATTGCTGCAGCTGATGTTTAGCAACGCCATTCCCGACTGGCAAGCGTTCCCCGAGTTGGCTTCAGTGGGCCAAGCATTGACGCAGAGCCTGCAACACACCATCGCCCAAGGTCAGCAGTGTGGCGAGATCCGCGCGGGCGATCTCGCCAGTTTGAGCATGGCGGCCTGGTCCATGGTGCATGGTTTGGCCATGTTGCTAGCAGGCAAGCGCATCCCGGGTGCTTTGCCGGACGAAGCCTATGTGCAACAAGCGGCTGAGCAGTGTGTCAATGTTTTGGCTAAGGGCTTGCGCCCCGATCCGGAACGGCCGGCTTAA